The genomic stretch TAGTAACAAATGTAAATCGAGCCTCGAAACATTCATGACAGATACTATCGCCACGTAACTGACGTGAGTAGATGGATCGCCCAGTGATTAAAATGCGCCACTGTGCGCAGTTGTACTGCGATCGGCAATCCACAGTCGTACGCTTATTCTATTCGAGAACTAGGTGCTTATAAAGTCGGGTGCTTCTTTATGCGTCTGTactataatgtaaatataacttAGACATGTTTTGTTGCTATATCACGGAATTTTCACACTCCATTGTGGAATAAAACATATCAGCGCGATTACTTTCCGTTATAACCTTGAATTTATACGTTTTGAAAACTGTATTGTTTGAAAATTTCGAGGTAATAAAGCCAAAGTCCATATTCCGTTTGTTTTGGGTGCCCTTTTTTAATCGCTACTTAAGATATAAGGGATCTAACACGATGTATATCGCTTTAATTAGCGGTAATTTTGTTAAGCACAAATCGTTAAATACCAGATCTTAATGTAAGGTAGATATTGTGATAATTAATGAGATTTGTCGCCAGTCTGCTGATAATTGCGCTTTCGGTAGTTTCTCTCCATGTTAAAGGTACAATGGATGTTAGGCGTTAGATACACATAAATGTTGTGTGTTGTTGACTGATTAAGTTCGTGGGTTTCCATCGATGTGATCACTTTGCTTCCCGCAGTCGTTTCTACTTCCTTGATGGTTGTGACTGCACAATCCCGTGTGGATTTCATAGTTCTGGGCATTTTGATACTTTCTCTTTCACGTAGTTAGGTTTTACTATAACTTCTGAACTGAACACTTCTGACAAATAATTCGACTTCACTATAAGTAAATGttgttaaatctatatattgtATAGAGATATATATCTAATGGTCATGGTTATTAGATGCCATCTCTATTGGTTTTTCGTCCATGTGTGATACACATAACTTTTCTATGAGAAGatgtatacataataaacacaCTGTCTGTGATATTTTGTAGTTATTGGTGAGTAGGTATGAAGTAttgcttgaataaacaaaatatatgttttagaaTATTAAGCTCGTTATTGGTAAGAAATGTATAGTTAGTCTCGGCATTAGAGCGTTTAACAAATTTGTGTCTGTGATTCAACACATATATCGTTATCTCGTGTAACGCATGGCCAtatcaaaatgtatttactaAGATAACTTAAGGCGATTCAAAATTGATTTGCATAATTTCATGAACAGTTTTTTGTAAGCCTCGCGATTTCAATAATAGCACAATGTTTAAATAGCTATTCCATGACTATAAACAaagtttatgaaaatttatttgaaataattccGTAAATTTTCCTCTTGTATATAACTTAATCGATTCAAAATTATTCATGCTTATCTACCACGGCCATATTAGGTAGTTGAAATATTGACCTCATTCACAATACACAATTCTGCAAAACATCTGACGACTATGACGAATTTTCGGAAGATAATATGAAACGCGAAACGTTTATCGTTGATTGGCAATTACAGTTTGTATATTGCAACACTGTCGTTTGTTCTGTTGATACAATATGGAagatataataacattttgaTGCAAAACCCGATTCTCAAGGAAACGAATGGTTAAATTAGAAGTGTTTCATTGTACCGCACGCCGTGTGCTTGTTATTGTATCTATATAAAAGTTATAGCAACACATGATAACAAGAGTGTTGaaagttaataatttgttgtataatgtatgtaattcTAGTTTTATCGTCTTATTTGTAATGAAAGATCTCATTTAATTAATCGGTATTTTCTAACAAGGCGCTTTCATTATCATGACTAAGCCTACCTCACAAACTTGACTAGTGCCTCGCCGCGTCTCCGCCCGAGCCAGTCGTATTCAAGTCTAAGCAAGATCTCAATTTgatgaaaataaacatttaaaaagacTGGGACGCTTTACTGAATGTTGTGGGATAGTAGTTTCTTCGAAgatattacttaaattatgAGATAGGAGCATTTATTTGACGGAATTCCGTTATTCACGGGATGGACAATTGTTTAGTACAAAATTTGTtacaaaaagtattattttttttcacaatcaaaattcaaaagtattaaataagatATGACTTCACCGATTTGTTGCCCCATCCAAAAGGTTTATAGCTAACATTCATAGACAATTATCAATTTTCCCATCTGTCAAAATAGAATGACCAATTGACAGATCGAAGAGTTTTCACTTGTGTTTGAATAAGCCGATCTTTTGTAGTTTGAGGCGCAAGATTGTACGAAGATGACATTAGCTGTACGTCATTCTGCATGCACATTGTCAATGCTTTAAAGCTTTATGGACCCAGTTTCTTATTAAAATCGATGGATTCATCTCTTAGAAATTACATTACGGTGCTAAGTGCAAGTTCTAGCACAATCATGAACGGTTTCGACTCAAAGAGTCATAAGTTAAGCTCATTTAGGTTGGTTGTAAATAGTTATTGGCACAATCGATGTTCTTCCGCATCCCTTAGGGTATTTTCTACGTATATTTGCTAATCTTTGACTTTACTAATCCATTCCCTGGTTTCTAGCAATCATTTTACCCACATTTATTGgtatcttaaatataaaccaatttaatttttccttcATGTCTATGTCTCTTCTCAGTCGagttgtcaaaacttatgaaattaatattctaaatttgtaattattagcTCGAATGAATGAAGAATGACTGACCTATAAATGTTATAGATATAACAATAGTAGGCATTAAATATAAGTGTCCAAATATTGAAAGGTCAATCAAAAAGCTTCGTACTGGCTCCGTTTATAAGACGGACATATATTTGGATTAataatttgattgatttttaaatattctggTATAGTGTTGCCAATGTTAAGTACGGCCAGTAATGGTTTTACGCccaagttttatatttaaaatgccatACGTAATTTCTACGCTTCGCACATATTCCTATTGAAAACAGAGGCAGTGAAATGCTATTTATAACATACGGTTAGTAGAAAATACAACTGGTATTATGAATATAATCGGGGCTTAAGTAAACAATAGCCAAAAGGATATTTTGACACAAATCATTGTGCCATCCTCATCTCGGTAAACAAATGACCAATGGGGAAAATCCCTTTAATTCGATATaaaatagattataatattgtaattataacaGATTATAAGCGTAATGTCGTAAACCAGTCGAAACATTGAAGGTGTTGAACGcccaatttttatattgacgtTTCGTCTCATTTACGAAATCACGTTTCCAATATAACCAATTGCGAATGGAATGTGTCATTttaatagattataaattgttatatatgacaaatatatgtatattttattgtaataattaatatttcagattAATGTAAATTGAAGTGTTATAGACcgagatattatgttaaataagttAACTGTTTGTAAAAAGgagaaatattatgtataaatgaatatttgctaccactttgttttatttaaattgcccTTATAATAATGGAAATACAGTAAAAGTGTGTTTGGCTTAGTTCAGctctgcgattctgtaactcacttttcaaactcacacagcggttttcgcatcggcggtcgctctcaaatcagtcgtgaagcagtcattttatgatttggcattctgataaacaataaactacaagctcccacgtTTTCAGAATGcgaaatcataaaatgactgcttcacgactgatttgagaacgaccgccgatgcgaaaaccgctctgtgagttcgaaaagtgagtttcagaatcgcagggctgtccAGACAAAACTAACTCGTCAGTAAacgttttgaaaatttaagacGCAACCAGAAATAGGTCTGATTTCGTCCTTGAAATCTTAAGAAGAATTAACTGTATCAGTAGAATATGCTTAAATCTCATGAATCTTCAATCTACATGAAATACAAGTATcacaatataaacaatttagtaATTCAACACAAAGTACAAACCAGtgtttaaaatgtgttttgtgTCAAGTGTATCACTTAATTGCACAGAAGAAACGGTAATAAAAGGAAGAATGAGCGCAACGGCCCTTAACGCTTATAAGCGATCTCATCGGGAAAATCgtattttaaagaagattaataataattaaaagataaataatattgtgggGAGCTACATGTGACtcttacaaaactaaaattcaAAGAACACAAAACTACATACTTAAACAAATAAGCAACACGCCTTGGTTCATACGAAACGCCGAAGTATACACCTAGGCATACCTACAGTCAAGGAGGAAATAATAGTATACGCTCAGAAGTACAAGACTAGGCTGGAAAATCATCCTAACCATCTAGCGAAGACGAAGAACTCTGGAGCTCAGCAGCATTGACtgagctaatattattatggtaGATATTCCTAATGAGAAATATCTTCACCCGCCAATCATCCTACAACTCATCTGCTCATAGTCAGAAGACTGATTGCACGATGcgctctataaaaaaaaaatataaaaaaatgttattgtgtCAAGATAATCTTTAAAGCTCGTTTTCTAAAATCTTTATAGTATAATCAGATAATCCCTACAtatcaaactaaaaatagtGTTATCTTTCTAGATACGTATTGATCGCCATTCAGGATTTACAGTATCGTAGCCATGCCTATTCCAGTTGATTTTGATCTTAAGGCCCATctcagcacgaattgctgtgtcagtgtctcggggtggactgcgaGACGCAGTGGAGAGCTGTAGCACTGAAgcgcgccggcccgtaataacaattagttatgtaaaacattaaattaatgtaattttatcaatttttttttctgaaatggattacttaTAATCTtgcttgcgataaaatatattgtgtaaatttctaaattatgttcttcatacattttcgtcataaaatgaatgaattcaaagtgtaaaaatttgtctatgtttttttttctatcgagcgaagttatgtaaatcgtgtatcgatctttcaaaatggatacataaactactcaactccaccatatatttattccattcgccctacttcaagaaacgatgacgaaaaatggaaagaaacactacttttttggagtttgccGACCAGATAGGTCCTTAACAGTGACCgatgtatattatgtactcaGACAGCACTTGAAAACAATTGAAGAATGAAATAATTGCAGTCGCAAATGGAAGATGTCGCTACAAGCTTTTGACTTAAAAGCAATATCCTGTTTTTACTGACACTCATAACTTGTATTCTTAGTGAATTATACTAATTTGCTACCTTGAATAAAACGTATTtgttcttattaatttatgatgATATGTCTCGGTCGGTTATTTAGTATAGGATAGAATAGCGGAAAACAAAAGGAAGATGGATTTCGGGAAATTCAACCCCTTAAATGCATTAGGTATGAGGTATGTATAGAACCCTATATATATAGAGGAATAAAGAAGCGGGAGGCCAACAAagctaaattaatttcattaaaaaaaattaactactaATCCCtactacaaaaataatatgttgaaTTACATAAAGCGCTTGAAAAATCTTCAAGGCCGTAATAAAGCAAAAGTAGTACAATTGGCATagaataattttcatacaaacatTTTCCTCGTGTGGATTGGCGTGCCGACGAATTGTATaagttttttctatatttgcgAATAGCGCCATCTAGGTTTAATAATTGCAACTGCGAGGTATATTACTACTTTAAGGGAAAAATGTACCTTCAGATTCAGAATCGACACAGCGCTAAAGTATGACAAATCCAAAGTATTTTTGATAAACGGTGGTACTAGTCATAGTTGGTACTAATACCCTAACTTAATCCTAAAATGaggctaaaataaaaatacaagtaattaacttaaaattctCTTTAATTGGAAGCTACAATAAGCACATTTGCTATCactttgataatataatattacgggATAAATAACCATTAGCCATTAattcctttatttatatttaaattcagcGTAATTCATACATCAGCTTTCAAGTCGAGTTTAACTTTCTCTCCGGGTTTGAACGCTGGCATTCCTAGGTAAGGACATGTTGCACATCGGAAAGCGTCGCCGAGGTAacactgaaataaataatctgaTATGTGCTTTAACCAAATAAACATGGCGCTTTGGCCCTCGATAAACGTAGTATTTTTATCaaagtttttttgtaaaattaagatACAAATTACAAATCTAATATCAAGATCTGTCAAAACACATTTCTAAGATTCCATCGTAATAACTACGAGTAAATGAATCATtctaataacaaaaacgtttagcctctatcagcagtagacATGGGGAAAAAGTAGTACTTTTTCGAAAAAGCGTTACATTATAtgtgtcaccgtaaaattgtaaacaccgttagattgtaatatatctcgcgagattgtaatttaaggtattattattcggtagttatatgaaattgttggtaagtaaaattaatctgtaattgaccaaagaagtttgaatgataactaagttagtgtagtacaatctaccgaataataatacgttaaattgtaagcagtacgctgaggttcacaatctttcgacagtttataatctcgcgagatagattacaatctaacggtgtttacaattttacgttaacatatgcattatattttgaatatgcTTGAAACTTACACTCCCACATGACGATTTGGGGGTATCCTTCACTTCGCCCTTCAACTCTTCAGCCAGGCCACAGGAACAATCTGCGCAGGCTTTACGCTTTCCCGTGGTGGCGCATACTGTAATAATTAGTATTCTTTATTGCCACATCGATATGTATAGTAGACtatcttttagtttttagctATGAAAGATAGGACTCAAAAATATCTGTGTCATGTAAAACATGGTGtgaccaaaaaaaattaagaccccatttttttatcaattactTTACTTTTTGGTCCACCGCCGCCGACTTTGGGGTCCACCCAAAGtcggcgtatgtcaggcacagaaggctgacaaccacttttatgaaaaaacaATGATCACGAACAGGctagaaatctgagaccaatAAGAGAAAAACCAAGACACTGGTGTACTGTTTTTAACAACACGATCTAAGcatgtatttttatctatgaGCGCAGTTGATATACAAACTACGCCCAGGGATAACCCTATTGCTGTTTAAcaacaaaaactattaaagCTGTAACGATGAAATTCAGAGACAAACCATAGATAGCTATATCCATAAGAAAGACGTATTGAATTTTGATATAAGGGAGTTACTTCGCGGTCGCAGTCTCGACTCCCAAATCAagctatttgaaaaaattgctTGTAAATTTCCGTGCCTCTcacgtaaataataataatataatttcatttaaaggTCCATTCTGGTTAGTTCCCTAAGAAGTATGGGATATATGACATAGAGAATTTATTTGCGCACACGCTTTTGGAATATATTGCATCGATAGCTTATCTCGATAAGCTGTTTGTCAAATCATAAATacaacacaaaatatattttaactctTTTCACGtccaatatatttaatagaacCTAACCTATAGCATATTAGTTCGCAATAGAAACTAGGAATTAAACTTATTctgaacaattattttagaataaaactCAGAATATCAACCGCAAGGTAAAATGAATAACATTGGAACACAAAACCTCCAACACTCAGTCATTGACGAAATAATGATGTCTATCGTTTCGGAACACGTAACCTCGCAGCGGTCGGAACACAAAACCTCAACGTTGTCGATCTAATATTGCTTTCGTCGTAGATTCaacgtaaaattataaagcaaTTTACCGAAAAAATTAAGACATGTTTTTTAacatgtttaatgtttataccAATTATTCagatttcaatgaaatttagttctattaaaattatgtagaCAACAATTACAGGTCCACATCATAATTATCAGTTTTTATCTTAAAACTACatatttagattaattaaGTTGAATAGTTTTGGcattatgaatatattttttttgttatttacaaacaattataaaaataaagagtaCCTGACAAAGATGCCTTATCAGGGCGTTTCAGATCATCTTCGTCTAGTAAGTTGTCAGCATCAATTGTTTCATCATCATTGTCTTTTGACCATGCATCTTCAACAGTGTCGTCTAACTTCCACACCATTGGTTTACTATTTAACTTCAGTGAAGCTTTTGAGCCTACCTAGAAAGTGGTTTCACAGATGCCTCTTTGATACAAGTAAACATAAAGTAGCACGGCACCAATCAATCCCTCCTTAGGCTTCTTTGAAATGGTGCCTTTGACTTTTGgatgtaaaaaaattcatatttttcagAATAATTAAtgctatttgttttatatattccttatttactataaacccaattaaaaaaaaaacaaaaaagggttttaaaaaataaatttaaaaattatctgcaATAACAGATAAGAAATTGTCCCttaatatatcattattatttatttaataattccaTTACAATGcatatttatcaatttcatACCTCAAAATTGGGTTTTTCAGCAACAAAAGTATTTTCTGTATTGGAAACATTAACAAAGCCATTTAACTTCAATGCTGAGCTTACATCATTATTCTCTTTCAAGATTAATTTACCACTGGGCTTTAAGAGTTTAATCAATATTGCAAGCAAACTGTCCTTATGTTCTATGGAATGCGGTGATAGCCAGTTtgataaaatcacattaaatgAAGATTGTGGTCTCGaacctaaaattaaaaaaaagatgtaaaacatacattattttggtaagtataaaattatacaatcaACCATGGGTATAGGGTAAGAATACTTACCTTCTGTGATCATAGCAGAGTTTTCCAGTATTGGTGggatatttgtaatatttaggatttcattgaCAATTTCATTGATTTCGTTTTCTGCAGAGTTATTCCAGACTAACAAAACTCTATCACCAGCTTtaatattttccatttttaaGGTTACACGAAAGAAAAGTAAATACAAACTTGCAGACTGAAAATCcttcacataaaaaaaacacttattaATGAACCACTAGGTCACGAATGAGAGGATAAAATGTAgaaatctattattattaaattcaaaagtatattaattcTTTGAGTAAGTATAATTTACTCGTCGATCAGTATATTGAATGATAATGAACTTATCAGTTAACCAGTACTGTGCAGGAATGAAATACTATTactatagaaattataaaagcaatttttgatgcaaaaattataatcgattatttgatattcaatttgaatataaattttccaCAGATTATACTGAATTCAACAATCGACACAGACTATGACTTATAATCGTTAATCGTTCGGTTATTAGAACAAAAAGTGTACGGGCAATGGCAAatccatttatttaaaaaatagaagcAGTAGGAGTCTTTTCCGACGATAGAAAGAGATGAATTTTCTCATATACAAGTAAACACAATGTTTTCAAGTATTATTTGCGTCTTAATTAATTGCTATAGCCGCCAGTCCACCCTATCAGCGTCATGGCATTTGAGGTCGCAGAAATGCTATAAAATTACCATTTTTGTTATGTTGCCAATTATTTCGATAGGAATTATCttgatacttaataaattaaaattatatactatttaagaatatttattcatatgaCTGATACGTTGCCTACATAGCAAAGCTGGTTTTCTTTCCTTACATGATGATGgtgatgatattaatttatccctaATGGGAAAGGCAAAAAACTTTAGTCCATACAGCCAGATGATCAACTCTTTCCTAACATGATCCGCACATGACAAGTCGATTTATTCTGACCACAGAGTAGACGAGTAGAGTGACAGTTAACTCTGAAATGAAAGAGTAATTGACACTGGGTTTCAAAAtgttatctaaataatatcaCTATTATTGTAATTCCTTAATGAAAGTATAAGTAAAACTACttgaatacattaaatttaaaactttaaactaCTATGTTGAATGAAGCATTCCTTTCGGGAATTTGGTCCTCAGCGGGAAACGCGTTAGGAAAATTAGCCGGAACACAATCGATAGTAGTTAGTTGTTGTTATACTATATTAGGTTCATTAAAACTAAgacttacatttaaaaaatttatacattatatgGGTTATGTAGTCTTTTATGACCGAGCTCTGtaatcattattttagttggattaaaatatgtacctattatatttttaaattaaggtgtatcatatatctaaatatttgttttgtagggTGATAGCTATGTGCTATGGGCTACAATACTACTTACAATGGTGATGGTTAACACATGGAGCCTAAGACATTACATGAGGTCTCTTGATGCAGCTTTTACCACTGTTGTACCTACAGTTATATCCTCAGCATCTAGTTATGTTTTATCAGTAAGTTTTAAACATGATATAATAGATGTGATTTTAACtgttaaactataaaatactACTTTTAATTAGAGCACAAACTATAACGCTAACTCAACATCCCAATTTAGAAACTAAATCACGCTTGCAATCAATCTGCTTTTTCAaacttctaaataaaaatctgtaaTTCTAATATTCTCCAAgtctaataaaatttttatttcagggCTTAATTGGCATATTTCTGTTTAATGAAGCAACTTCACTAAAATGGTGGATGGGtgcaatacttattattattggacTTGTTTTGATTACTTATCCTagaaaataagttatttactataagttaaatactattatttttagtccctgtacggttcctggatcATCAGGGGTtcgaaataatagaataatttgaatttactctatatttatcactcgcgttatacaatagaatatgagcgaaataataactattatgttaattgctatataaTAAGTGCAATCTAACAAAcagagagagtgcctacgtctggctatgctCCCGGGGTGAAACTCcaacgatttaggaaatcgtcaTGCTTATAAGTGACCAAACCGTACAGCCAGggcacgtacttacataataaaaacatcacgCTCGTGGATGATTGGAATGTACGAGCCctggcacgtacttacataaAAACATCACGCTTGTGGATGATTGGAATGTACGATCCctggcacgtacttacatagggaataattaagcttataaaactaaggaaGCCTGAGCgagtaaaatgtacagccttggctcgtacagtCCCAATGAAGTctttaataaatgtacattttttgtccaactataaaatataagaaatctGTGATGATAGACTAaggaatatatttatatctctataaaaaaaatatattacttatcttttataaaataatttaactcaAGACTAGACTTTTATTCCAATCAGTAACAGTCTCcttgtatatgtcaccgtaaaattgtaaaaaccgttagattgtaatctatctcgcgagattgtaaactgtcgaaagattgtcaactcaacatactgcttgcaatttaacgtattattattcggtagttatatgaaattgttgggaagtaaaattaatctgtaattgaccaaagaagtttgaatgataactaagttagtgtagtacaatctaccgaataccgataaccgataaccgatagattacaatctaacggtttttacaattttacgttaacatatataatacaaaataaaaaaatcccttACCGTAATTATAGTAAACCTTTATtaactgtaatatttttatacagataaaatgtgaaaatgacacccatattactttaatatatgtataataaattataatattttacatagtacaaatatataaagttcTATTTCGTTCATTGTGTTTTAAACATATCTAAAAAGAGAGATATTTATTTGAGTGTACCTTCAAaatgtaattgattaaaaatcttttgctGTCACTTGCATAAAATACGGCCGGACCTGTGGGACTTAATCGATTTTCAAATCGCGGAAGTCAAGGATTGTCGAGCGCACATAGTACTACGACGAGTAATCGCACtggtattatataaaaaaaaaatgtaataaatgaattaaaaaaaatataatttaaaagtatagtAATCATAAACAACTACTGTAATAGGTACTGAacatatagaccagtgccgataatttttgaaaccaaaaaaaattacagtaggatgaaacccattagaaaagcaggggaatatgatcaaaatgaaaggaaaaataaattacggtcgatctgaggtcgggaaggggtaggggggggaggtttaagggtaaaaaacggtttatctcgatttccggcaaaactaaaagtcctatcgaagaaagttaaatggcaaagttgtaggtaataaaaagatctaaaacttttgtattcacacatttttcacataacctcaaaattggtgtgataaattcaaaaaaccaagtttttggttttttatttttatcttttacaaaaatttatttttttaaacgaaatttggtgaaaacttaccttattatgtcccaaatatactgtaatttatttgattaaaaatatttattttttcaccttattttgaattaatatcgaaaaaacaccctaattttcaatcgaaaattctgacgtcaaaatttcagcttttttcaaaaagttggtatgctttcagttcgttgaaatctctactttcctatggtaaaaaaatatatatatattaccatagtaaatcttctcagaaaatgcaaaacatcgtatgcagtaacgcccagacccgtcatacccttccctacttctctatgaaatacgaaaattttagctcatctaaaggctaaaaatttttttaggtcactcaggtatatataagttatcttaaaatagtaataaataggcatctaattataatttaaagaagattcatagagaagtagggaagggtatgacgggtctgggcgttactgcatacgatgttttgcattttctgagaagatttactatggtaatatatatatatttttttaccataggaaagtagagatttcaacgaactgaaagcataccaactttttgaaaaaagctgaaattttgacgtcagaattttcgattgaaaattagggtgttttttcgatattaattcaaaataaggtgaaaaaataaatatttttaatcaaataaattacagtatatttgggacataataaggtaagttttcaccaaatttcgtttaaaaaaataaatttttgtaaaagataaaaataaaaaaccaaaaacttggttttttgaatttatcacaccaattttgaggttatgtgaaaaatgtgtgaatacaaaagttttagatctttttattacctacaactttgccatttaactttcttcgataggacttttagttttgccggaaatcgagataaaccgttttttacccttaaacctcccccccctaccccttcccgacctcagatcgaccgtaatttatttttcctttcattttgatcatattcccctgcttttctaatgggtttcatcctactgtaatttttttcactttttatttattttgaaggctatctgcactggtctaatacAACACCGGATTGAAATGCCTGTAATATTCATTATTACACATAAAAGGTTTATTAATACGCCTAcgattatttcttaataatgtaatagataataaaattacagtaaaaaagaaacaaaattaaattgtggGAAATGTTTTGGTTTGCAATGCATTATTAGCATTATTTCAGCTTTTGTGAATTTTTCGTGACCACACGTGAATCACAGAAGCGTGTTGTCTAACAAATATACggtatttttaaacttacttCATTTAAAGTTAAAGTTCGGTTACAGCTAAAG from Pieris napi chromosome 15, ilPieNapi1.2, whole genome shotgun sequence encodes the following:
- the LOC125056717 gene encoding uncharacterized protein LOC125056717 codes for the protein MLNEAFLSGIWSSAGNALGKLAGTQSIVGDSYVLWATILLTMVMVNTWSLRHYMRSLDAAFTTVVPTVISSASSYVLSGLIGIFLFNEATSLKWWMGAILIIIGLVLITYPRK
- the LOC125056715 gene encoding anamorsin homolog, which produces MENIKAGDRVLLVWNNSAENEINEIVNEILNITNIPPILENSAMITEGSRPQSSFNVILSNWLSPHSIEHKDSLLAILIKLLKPSGKLILKENNDVSSALKLNGFVNVSNTENTFVAEKPNFEVGSKASLKLNSKPMVWKLDDTVEDAWSKDNDDETIDADNLLDEDDLKRPDKASLSVCATTGKRKACADCSCGLAEELKGEVKDTPKSSCGSCYLGDAFRCATCPYLGMPAFKPGEKVKLDLKADV